In Myxococcus stipitatus, the following are encoded in one genomic region:
- a CDS encoding protein kinase domain-containing protein, which produces MNPQRPLVPAPCPDKKELISLAHGALPSAKAVGLAAHLDTCESCRALVEAERTMPESDDADATTRRLTMPPPAQELGISALAFPKGTRLGPYVLGEMLGLGGMGVVYAADDTRLGRKVALKLLRPARKGVEEERRGRLLREAQAMARVSHPNVLPVFELGSAEGRDYLAMEWVEGTTLAGWLREKERSWREVLEKFLAAGAGLAAAHRQGLVHRDFKPANVLVGKDGRVRVTDFGLVRRWRTEATPLDETELILTRAGTMLGTPAYMSPEQRRGHRVDERSDQYSFCVSLYEALHGERPAQQRVAVPPAATPPSPSQTPRLRPSTGRPPEHVLRALSRGLSHLPASRFTSMEALLQALSRPHVTRDWKVLGVVALLLLFLGGGLGLVFWSQAQDGMRQVSSSPGEEHGDRIELRRGELRESLVPGIQHFIVEDPRLVEVEVSPGRLQLKALEPGVTRMTLSLSDGTERVYTLSVE; this is translated from the coding sequence ATGAATCCGCAGCGTCCCCTCGTGCCAGCACCCTGCCCAGACAAGAAGGAACTCATCAGCCTCGCCCACGGGGCGTTGCCCTCGGCGAAGGCGGTGGGGCTGGCGGCGCATCTGGACACCTGCGAGAGCTGCCGTGCGCTCGTGGAGGCGGAGCGCACGATGCCGGAATCGGATGACGCGGACGCCACCACGCGCCGGCTCACCATGCCGCCCCCGGCACAGGAGCTTGGCATCTCGGCCCTGGCCTTTCCGAAGGGGACGCGGCTGGGCCCCTACGTGCTGGGAGAGATGCTGGGCCTGGGGGGAATGGGCGTGGTGTACGCGGCGGACGACACGCGGCTGGGACGCAAGGTGGCGTTGAAGCTGCTTCGCCCCGCTCGCAAGGGCGTGGAGGAGGAGCGCCGGGGCCGGCTGCTGCGCGAGGCGCAAGCGATGGCGAGGGTGTCTCATCCCAATGTGTTGCCTGTCTTCGAGCTGGGCTCCGCCGAGGGCCGCGACTATCTGGCGATGGAGTGGGTGGAGGGGACGACCCTCGCGGGGTGGCTGCGAGAGAAGGAGCGCTCCTGGAGAGAGGTGCTGGAGAAATTCCTCGCGGCGGGCGCGGGGCTGGCGGCGGCGCATCGCCAGGGGCTGGTGCACCGGGACTTCAAGCCGGCGAACGTCCTGGTGGGCAAGGACGGGCGCGTGCGAGTCACCGACTTCGGGCTCGTGCGGCGGTGGCGGACCGAGGCCACTCCTCTGGATGAGACCGAGCTGATTCTCACGCGGGCGGGCACCATGCTGGGCACGCCCGCGTACATGTCTCCCGAGCAGCGCCGGGGCCATCGCGTGGACGAACGGAGCGACCAGTACAGCTTCTGTGTCTCGCTGTATGAAGCCCTGCACGGCGAGCGCCCCGCGCAGCAGCGGGTGGCCGTGCCCCCCGCGGCGACGCCTCCGTCCCCATCCCAGACGCCGCGCCTGCGTCCGAGCACGGGCCGTCCCCCGGAGCATGTGCTGCGTGCGTTGTCCCGAGGACTGTCGCACCTGCCCGCGTCGCGCTTCACCTCCATGGAGGCGTTGCTCCAGGCGCTCTCGCGTCCCCACGTGACACGCGACTGGAAGGTGCTGGGGGTCGTGGCGCTGCTGCTCCTCTTCCTGGGAGGAGGGCTGGGCCTGGTGTTCTGGAGTCAGGCGCAGGACGGCATGAGGCAGGTGTCCTCATCCCCGGGGGAGGAGCACGGGGACCGCATCGAGCTGCGCAGAGGTGAGCTGCGCGAGTCGCTGGTCCCAGGCATCCAGCACTTCATCGTGGAGGACCC